One Peterkaempfera bronchialis DNA window includes the following coding sequences:
- a CDS encoding NtaA/DmoA family FMN-dependent monooxygenase (This protein belongs to a clade of FMN-dependent monooxygenases, within a broader family of flavin-dependent oxidoreductases, the luciferase-like monooxygenase (LMM) family, some of whose members use coenzyme F420 rather than FMN.), whose translation MSTGRELHLNLHMVGGAMGVHPAAWREPGSDPHGFAKVETWVEAARLAERGRMDAVFLSDTPGVFGDIDYSPHGAYYLEPTLILTAVAAATERIGLIATASTTSNEPYNIARRFKSLDVLSGGRAGWNAVTTYIPQVAANFGGSGLPPRTDRYARAEEFVDIVKGLWRSWEPDALVADVQTGRFTDPRRLRPIDHRGQHFSVRGPLPLPPSAQGHPLVVQAGASEPGRELAGRTADVVFSGAKTPEVALAYAADIRARAERHGRDPRAINILPGLMTTIADSRREALRRLERLDELAGHAPWRGAHIEAVGTPEHVADVAEEWFASGAADGFTLMPDVFADGLRAFVELVVPILQKRGVYRSDYRGSTLRDHFGVPHPYPAAAGV comes from the coding sequence ATGAGCACCGGACGTGAGCTCCACCTCAACCTGCACATGGTCGGCGGCGCCATGGGCGTCCACCCCGCCGCCTGGCGTGAACCCGGCTCCGACCCGCATGGCTTCGCCAAGGTGGAGACCTGGGTGGAAGCCGCGCGCCTCGCCGAGCGCGGCCGGATGGACGCGGTCTTCCTCTCCGACACGCCCGGCGTCTTCGGCGACATCGACTACAGCCCGCACGGCGCCTACTACCTGGAGCCGACCCTCATCCTGACCGCGGTCGCCGCGGCCACCGAGCGGATCGGCCTGATCGCCACCGCCTCCACCACCTCCAACGAGCCCTACAACATCGCCCGCCGGTTCAAGTCGCTGGACGTCCTCAGCGGCGGCCGCGCCGGCTGGAACGCCGTCACCACGTACATCCCGCAGGTGGCCGCGAACTTCGGCGGCAGCGGACTCCCGCCGCGGACCGACCGCTATGCGCGCGCCGAGGAGTTCGTCGACATCGTCAAGGGACTGTGGCGCAGTTGGGAGCCCGACGCTCTGGTGGCGGACGTGCAGACCGGGCGCTTCACCGACCCGCGCCGGCTGCGGCCGATCGACCACCGCGGGCAGCACTTCAGCGTCCGCGGGCCGCTGCCGCTGCCGCCGTCCGCGCAGGGCCACCCCCTCGTCGTGCAGGCCGGGGCCTCCGAGCCGGGCCGTGAACTGGCCGGGCGCACCGCCGACGTGGTGTTCTCCGGCGCCAAGACGCCGGAGGTGGCGCTGGCCTACGCCGCCGACATCCGGGCCCGGGCGGAGCGGCATGGGCGTGACCCCCGGGCGATCAACATCCTGCCCGGGCTGATGACCACCATCGCGGACAGCCGGCGCGAGGCGCTCAGGCGGTTGGAGCGGCTGGACGAGCTCGCCGGGCACGCCCCGTGGCGGGGGGCGCACATCGAGGCCGTCGGGACGCCCGAGCACGTCGCGGACGTCGCCGAGGAGTGGTTCGCCTCGGGGGCGGCCGACGGCTTCACCCTGATGCCGGACGTCTTCGCCGACGGGTTGCGGGCCTTTGTCGAGCTGGTGGTGCCGATCCTGCAGAAGCGCGGCGTCTACCGGTCCGACTACCGGGGGTCGACGCTGCGCGACCACTTCGGCGTCCCGCACCCCTACCCGGCAGCGGCGGGCGTGTGA
- a CDS encoding TetR/AcrR family transcriptional regulator, with protein MTESGRSAAGRGRIDKRSAILEAAVKVFTREGYAQAGIDAIAAVAGVAKPTVYNHFGDKENLFRIVMRDGAERTSSRIIAALASLPDDGQDLEGELERVAHRVIECQLGDEGWGLQRLLYAEAARLPDLYDQVVARGSQPVLDVLCGRLAGLANRGHLDFDDPAVAATQFIALVSGNLPGLSALGTRPVDRADLDAAVRTGVDAFLRAYGTQRRRRPRRG; from the coding sequence GTGACCGAAAGTGGACGCTCGGCTGCGGGGCGCGGCCGGATCGACAAGCGCAGCGCCATCCTCGAAGCCGCCGTCAAGGTGTTCACCCGGGAGGGCTACGCCCAGGCGGGCATCGACGCCATCGCGGCGGTGGCCGGCGTGGCCAAGCCCACGGTCTACAACCACTTCGGTGACAAGGAGAACCTGTTCCGGATCGTGATGCGGGACGGCGCCGAGCGCACCTCCAGCCGCATCATCGCCGCCCTCGCGAGCCTCCCCGACGACGGCCAGGACCTGGAGGGCGAGCTGGAGCGCGTCGCCCACCGGGTGATCGAGTGTCAGCTCGGCGACGAGGGGTGGGGACTCCAGCGGCTGCTCTACGCGGAGGCGGCCCGGCTCCCCGACCTCTACGACCAGGTGGTGGCCCGGGGCTCCCAACCGGTGCTGGACGTCCTCTGCGGCCGACTCGCCGGCCTGGCCAACCGCGGTCACCTCGACTTCGACGACCCCGCCGTGGCGGCCACCCAGTTCATCGCCCTGGTCTCGGGCAATCTCCCCGGCCTGTCCGCGCTCGGCACCCGCCCCGTCGACCGCGCCGACCTCGACGCCGCCGTCCGCACCGGGGTGGACGCCTTCCTCCGCGCGTACGGCACCCAGCGCCGCCGCCGACCCCGCCGGGGCTGA
- the ypfJ gene encoding KPN_02809 family neutral zinc metallopeptidase: MKFDDDAELDNSQVEDRRGISGGKVAAGGGVLGVIGLLVALVLGVDADDVGLSGDSVTDAAPAKAVEKSDCRTGADANTKDDCRITAVVNSLQNFWDSELDGYTPAKTVYFTGTVPTACGKGSSDDGPFYCPGDNKVYLDLTFFEELRTEYGASGGPFAQSYVVAHEYGHHVQNLLGTMDEADDDEGADSDSVKLELQADCYAGVWAKHATTTPQKSTGRPLISKLSRADINEGLDAAAAIGDDRLQKQYEGKVTPETWTHGSSAQRQKWFSTGYKTGDMDQCDTFGTR; the protein is encoded by the coding sequence ATGAAGTTTGACGATGACGCAGAACTCGACAATTCCCAGGTGGAGGACCGGCGCGGAATATCCGGCGGTAAGGTCGCGGCCGGCGGCGGGGTCCTGGGGGTCATAGGACTGCTGGTCGCGCTGGTGCTGGGGGTCGACGCGGACGATGTGGGGCTGTCCGGCGACTCGGTCACCGATGCGGCGCCGGCCAAGGCCGTCGAGAAGTCCGACTGCCGCACCGGCGCGGACGCCAACACCAAGGACGACTGCCGCATCACCGCGGTGGTCAACAGCCTCCAGAACTTCTGGGACAGCGAACTCGACGGCTACACCCCGGCGAAGACCGTCTACTTCACCGGCACGGTGCCGACGGCATGCGGCAAGGGGTCGTCCGACGACGGGCCCTTCTACTGCCCCGGGGACAACAAGGTGTACCTGGATCTCACCTTCTTCGAGGAACTGCGCACCGAGTACGGGGCCAGCGGTGGACCGTTCGCGCAGTCCTATGTGGTGGCCCACGAGTACGGGCACCACGTCCAGAACCTGCTGGGCACCATGGACGAGGCGGACGACGACGAGGGCGCGGACAGCGACTCGGTGAAGCTGGAGCTACAGGCCGACTGCTACGCGGGGGTCTGGGCCAAGCACGCGACCACCACCCCGCAGAAGTCCACCGGCCGCCCGCTGATCAGCAAGCTGTCACGCGCCGACATCAACGAGGGCCTGGACGCGGCGGCGGCGATCGGCGACGACCGCCTCCAGAAGCAGTACGAGGGCAAGGTGACCCCGGAAACCTGGACGCACGGCTCCTCGGCACAGCGGCAGAAGTGGTTCAGCACCGGGTACAAGACCGGCGACATGGACCAGTGCGACACCTTCGGCACCCGCTGA
- a CDS encoding ABC transporter permease, translating to MAITRWRPGVILALAACTLLLLAALAPGLFTGTGPDAADPASTLLPPGADHWLGTDENGRDIYSRVVHGARPSLLIGLSASALALAAGTVIGVIAAQGGRVADQVVGRVLDVLMSIPGVLLVLLVVAVLGTGTGNLVVGLALVTLPGYARLVRAEVLRIRGAQFVEAATVLGWSRLQVVVRHIVPNAVGPLLALATVGVGGMIVTGSALSFLGLGPQPPTAEWGAMLAGSGDYVDIAWWTAVFPGAAITVAVLAVSALGQWLQDRAEGRVAR from the coding sequence GTGGCCATCACCCGTTGGCGCCCCGGCGTCATCCTGGCGCTCGCCGCCTGCACCCTGCTCCTGCTGGCCGCGCTGGCGCCCGGCCTGTTCACCGGCACCGGCCCGGACGCGGCCGACCCGGCAAGCACCCTGCTGCCGCCCGGCGCCGACCACTGGCTGGGCACCGACGAGAACGGGCGCGACATCTACTCCCGTGTGGTGCACGGCGCCCGGCCGTCGTTGCTGATCGGTCTCTCCGCCTCCGCCCTGGCCCTCGCCGCCGGCACGGTGATCGGGGTCATCGCCGCCCAGGGCGGCCGGGTGGCCGACCAGGTGGTGGGGCGGGTGCTGGACGTCCTGATGTCCATTCCCGGTGTGCTGCTGGTGCTGCTGGTCGTCGCGGTGCTCGGCACCGGCACCGGGAACCTGGTGGTCGGCCTGGCGCTGGTCACCCTGCCCGGGTACGCCCGGCTGGTGCGCGCCGAGGTGCTGCGGATCCGCGGCGCCCAGTTCGTCGAGGCCGCGACCGTCCTGGGCTGGTCCAGGCTCCAGGTCGTCGTCCGGCACATCGTGCCCAACGCGGTCGGCCCGCTGCTGGCCCTTGCCACGGTCGGCGTCGGCGGCATGATCGTCACCGGGTCGGCACTCAGCTTCCTGGGCCTGGGACCACAGCCGCCGACCGCGGAATGGGGTGCGATGCTCGCCGGCAGCGGCGACTACGTCGACATCGCCTGGTGGACCGCGGTCTTCCCCGGTGCGGCGATCACCGTCGCCGTGCTGGCCGTCTCGGCCCTCGGGCAGTGGCTGCAGGACCGGGCCGAAGGGCGGGTGGCCCGGTGA
- a CDS encoding AraC family transcriptional regulator, translated as MKNVPLADVDHIDRAVLPIGTDYPPGHVLDWHAHRRAQFLYGATGVMVVDTADGTWTVPPERAVLIPAATRHRVRMLGVSTRSLYIEPDAVPWWPATCTVVDVPPLLRELLLAAVDFEVDYSLSGREGCIAALLLYEIAERAPLPFHVGIPAAADLAKLCREYLAAPDVGVTNAVWAARTAMSERAFTRRFRSETGDSPAVWRTRARLLAAVPLLRTASVSEVGGRLGYASPAAFTAAFTRAFGMPPSRFASSSGVHAGHDGR; from the coding sequence GTGAAGAACGTCCCCCTGGCCGACGTCGACCACATCGACCGGGCCGTCCTGCCGATCGGCACCGACTACCCGCCCGGCCACGTACTGGACTGGCACGCCCACCGCCGCGCGCAGTTCCTCTACGGCGCCACCGGGGTCATGGTGGTCGACACCGCCGACGGCACCTGGACCGTTCCGCCCGAGCGCGCCGTACTGATTCCGGCCGCTACCCGGCACCGGGTCCGCATGCTGGGGGTGAGCACCCGGAGCCTGTACATCGAGCCGGATGCTGTCCCCTGGTGGCCCGCCACCTGCACGGTCGTGGACGTTCCGCCGCTGCTGCGCGAACTGCTCCTGGCCGCTGTCGACTTCGAGGTCGACTACAGCCTGTCCGGGCGCGAAGGCTGCATCGCCGCGCTCCTCCTGTACGAGATCGCCGAGCGCGCCCCGCTCCCGTTCCACGTCGGAATCCCCGCCGCCGCCGACCTCGCGAAACTCTGCCGCGAGTATCTGGCCGCCCCGGACGTCGGCGTCACCAACGCCGTCTGGGCCGCGAGGACGGCCATGAGCGAACGGGCCTTCACCCGGCGCTTCCGCTCCGAGACCGGTGACAGCCCCGCCGTCTGGCGGACCCGCGCCCGCCTGCTCGCGGCCGTCCCGCTGCTGCGCACCGCGTCGGTCAGCGAGGTCGGTGGCCGTCTCGGCTACGCCTCCCCCGCCGCGTTCACCGCCGCCTTCACGCGCGCCTTCGGCATGCCCCCGTCCCGCTTCGCCAGTAGCAGTGGAGTTCACGCGGGACACGACGGGCGATGA
- a CDS encoding ABC transporter substrate-binding protein yields MHTPDTSLPGTALPGTATTDPATPDTAPAAERLRTSRIRRFTFRPGVAVAALTTLLPLAAACSSTEKDAAHPAAGGSPRAGGNLTLAVPYGPTCLDPHQGQADALFSRAVLDSLVWQDNKGAIHPWLAKSWKISDDQRTYTFTLRPGVTFSDGTPFDAAAVKANLDHVVAPATKSAGAAQLIENYRSATVVDDHTVEVTLAAPASSFLSGLASPSLGIESPATLTGDPKALCSKIVGTGPFTSAAGFTPQQGISYQRRDGYAWAPEGAANQGPAHLDGLTVRVVPENSSRLGALTSGQADAASAIAPVNVAKLKADPAFAVQSAVAPGVPFSYSPNTEQGTLSDVRLRKALRAGIDWPLIVRKLYFGVYPVARGPLSPTTPGYSKAIADQYTYDPAAAAALLDEAGWTGRDAENYRTKDGKRLTLDFLYVGDYFGPHIALATQIQAAAKQLGIELRNQNLDAGSYVKRVLAGDYDLLNSSNNNFSPDTLRLIFGSAHIPTTKIDNNAARYHDAGVDAKLAEALAAGDPRKQSSLYAEVQQKVTDDAAILPLFNNAYVLGTSAKVHGVVFEQQSFPNFADAWLSQ; encoded by the coding sequence ATGCACACGCCCGACACTTCCCTGCCCGGCACTGCCTTGCCCGGCACTGCCACGACCGACCCCGCCACGCCCGACACCGCCCCCGCCGCCGAGCGACTGCGAACCTCCCGCATCCGGCGGTTCACGTTCAGACCGGGCGTCGCCGTCGCCGCCCTCACCACCCTCCTGCCGCTGGCCGCCGCCTGCTCCAGCACCGAGAAGGACGCCGCCCACCCGGCCGCCGGCGGCTCGCCGAGGGCCGGGGGCAACCTCACCCTGGCCGTCCCCTACGGCCCGACCTGCCTCGACCCGCACCAGGGACAGGCGGACGCGCTCTTCTCCCGGGCGGTGCTGGACTCGCTGGTGTGGCAGGACAACAAGGGCGCCATCCACCCCTGGCTCGCGAAGTCCTGGAAGATATCCGACGACCAGCGGACCTACACCTTCACCCTGCGCCCCGGCGTCACCTTCAGCGACGGCACGCCCTTCGACGCCGCCGCCGTGAAGGCCAACCTGGACCACGTGGTGGCCCCGGCCACCAAGTCCGCGGGTGCCGCGCAGCTGATCGAGAACTACCGCTCGGCCACCGTGGTCGACGACCACACGGTGGAGGTCACGCTCGCCGCCCCCGCCTCCTCCTTCCTCTCCGGGCTCGCCTCCCCCAGCCTCGGCATCGAGTCCCCCGCCACGCTGACCGGTGACCCCAAGGCACTCTGCTCGAAGATTGTCGGCACCGGGCCGTTCACCAGCGCCGCCGGATTCACTCCGCAGCAGGGCATCTCCTACCAGCGCCGCGACGGCTACGCCTGGGCGCCGGAGGGCGCGGCCAACCAGGGCCCGGCACACCTGGACGGCCTGACCGTCCGCGTCGTCCCCGAGAACTCCTCGCGCCTGGGCGCCCTGACGAGCGGCCAGGCGGACGCCGCCTCGGCCATCGCCCCGGTCAACGTCGCCAAGCTGAAGGCCGACCCTGCGTTCGCCGTGCAGAGCGCCGTCGCCCCCGGTGTCCCGTTCAGCTACAGCCCGAACACGGAGCAGGGCACGCTCAGCGACGTCCGTCTGCGCAAGGCCCTGCGGGCGGGCATCGACTGGCCGCTGATCGTCCGGAAGCTCTACTTCGGCGTGTACCCCGTCGCCCGGGGCCCGCTCTCCCCCACCACGCCCGGCTACAGCAAGGCCATCGCCGATCAGTACACCTACGATCCGGCGGCCGCTGCCGCCCTGCTCGACGAGGCGGGCTGGACCGGCCGTGACGCGGAGAACTACCGCACCAAGGACGGCAAGCGCCTGACCCTCGACTTCCTCTACGTCGGGGACTACTTCGGCCCGCACATCGCCCTGGCCACCCAGATCCAGGCCGCCGCCAAGCAGCTCGGCATCGAGCTGCGCAACCAGAACCTGGACGCCGGCAGCTACGTCAAGCGCGTCCTCGCGGGCGACTACGACCTGCTCAACAGCAGCAACAACAACTTCTCGCCGGACACCCTGCGGCTGATCTTCGGCAGCGCGCACATCCCCACCACCAAGATCGACAACAACGCGGCCCGCTACCACGACGCCGGCGTCGACGCGAAGCTCGCCGAGGCACTGGCCGCGGGCGACCCGCGGAAGCAGAGCAGCCTCTACGCCGAGGTCCAGCAGAAGGTCACCGACGACGCCGCGATCCTGCCCCTGTTCAACAACGCCTATGTGCTGGGCACGTCCGCGAAGGTGCACGGCGTCGTCTTCGAGCAGCAGAGCTTCCCCAACTTCGCCGACGCCTGGCTGTCGCAGTGA
- a CDS encoding alpha/beta hydrolase yields MQDIAPRLDPELLGGFLSPVSGMASLRPGAAAPEREDLVVRDPLDPGAPPVPVRIYRPTGPAPERPAVLFVHGGGFTAGERLEWFDPLCDLYAEGAGAVVVSVGYRLAPRHPYPAARQDCLTALNWLRRNGDRLAVDGSRVAVAGSSSGAAVAAGLTLTLRDGGGPLPSLLLLHAPVLDDRHTTPSSRLVLDPRTWNRAASLAGWGAYLHPLPPGHPDVPAHAAPARADDLTGLPPVYLSVGDLELSRDEVIDFGLRLTRAGVPLELHVFPGAYHGFDIKDPQAALSRHSLATQVDALRRALRPAARTGIEQVSSV; encoded by the coding sequence ATGCAGGACATCGCCCCCCGACTGGACCCGGAACTGCTGGGAGGCTTCCTCTCCCCCGTTTCCGGCATGGCATCGCTGCGGCCCGGCGCGGCGGCGCCCGAGCGGGAGGACCTGGTGGTGCGCGATCCGCTCGACCCGGGTGCGCCGCCGGTGCCCGTCCGGATCTACCGGCCCACCGGCCCCGCCCCGGAACGGCCTGCGGTGCTGTTCGTGCACGGCGGCGGATTCACCGCCGGCGAGCGGCTGGAGTGGTTCGACCCGCTGTGCGACCTGTACGCCGAAGGTGCGGGCGCGGTGGTGGTCTCGGTCGGCTACCGGCTGGCACCCCGGCACCCCTACCCGGCCGCACGGCAGGACTGCCTGACGGCTCTGAACTGGCTGCGCCGGAACGGCGACCGGCTGGCCGTGGACGGCTCGCGGGTGGCGGTGGCGGGCAGCAGCTCGGGAGCGGCGGTCGCCGCCGGGTTGACGCTGACGCTGCGCGACGGCGGCGGCCCGCTGCCGAGCCTGCTGCTGCTGCACGCCCCCGTACTGGACGACCGGCACACCACACCGTCCAGCCGGCTCGTGCTGGACCCCCGCACCTGGAACCGGGCGGCCTCGCTGGCCGGTTGGGGCGCCTACCTGCACCCGCTGCCGCCCGGCCACCCCGATGTGCCCGCCCACGCCGCGCCGGCCAGGGCGGACGACCTGACCGGACTGCCCCCGGTCTACCTGTCGGTCGGGGACCTGGAGCTGTCCCGGGACGAGGTGATCGACTTCGGCCTCCGGCTGACCCGCGCCGGGGTGCCGCTGGAACTGCACGTGTTCCCCGGGGCGTACCACGGCTTCGACATCAAGGACCCGCAGGCGGCACTGAGCCGGCACTCGCTGGCCACGCAGGTCGACGCGCTGCGCCGCGCCCTGCGTCCCGCTGCCCGGACAGGGATTGAACAAGTAAGTTCAGTCTGA
- a CDS encoding ABC transporter permease: MIGAVARRLGGSVLVLWGAVTVAFLALHLTSGDPVDLLTGLRANSDGVRAEIVREYGLDRPLALQYLTYLSHILRGDLGDSYVLHLPVRTAIGQQLGSTLQLLAATVVVTVVIAVPAALLGASRRPWVRTPVSLLEGLGVAVPAFWLGTLLLGVFSFKLRWFPALGAPGLDGLVLPALALAAAPAAVIARVLRRGLEQTLDEPFVTTARTRGVGEAAVRLRHGLRHGLLPVATLVGWLTGSLIGGAVVVESVFSRQGLGTLAVTAVRNKDLPLVIGIVLVAGLVYTVVNTAVDLSYRLIDPRLRTRGA, translated from the coding sequence GTGATCGGCGCGGTCGCCCGGCGGCTGGGCGGCTCCGTCCTGGTGCTGTGGGGCGCGGTGACCGTCGCGTTCCTCGCCCTCCACCTCACCTCCGGCGACCCGGTCGACCTGCTCACCGGCCTCCGGGCCAACAGCGACGGGGTGCGGGCCGAGATCGTCCGGGAGTACGGCCTGGACCGCCCACTGGCGCTCCAGTACCTCACCTATCTGTCCCACATCCTCCGGGGCGACCTCGGCGACTCGTATGTGCTGCACCTGCCGGTGCGCACCGCGATCGGCCAGCAGCTCGGGTCCACCCTCCAACTGCTCGCCGCCACCGTGGTCGTGACCGTCGTGATCGCGGTGCCGGCGGCCCTGCTCGGCGCCAGCCGCCGGCCCTGGGTACGCACCCCGGTCTCGCTGCTGGAGGGCCTGGGCGTGGCGGTGCCGGCCTTCTGGCTCGGCACCCTGCTGCTCGGGGTGTTCTCGTTCAAGCTCCGCTGGTTCCCCGCCCTCGGCGCACCCGGCCTCGACGGCCTCGTGCTGCCCGCGCTGGCGCTCGCGGCCGCACCCGCCGCAGTGATCGCCCGGGTGCTCCGCCGAGGGCTGGAACAGACCCTGGACGAGCCCTTCGTCACCACCGCCCGTACCCGAGGCGTCGGCGAGGCGGCCGTCCGGCTGCGGCACGGACTGCGGCACGGACTGCTGCCGGTGGCGACGCTGGTCGGCTGGCTCACCGGCTCGCTGATCGGCGGGGCGGTGGTCGTCGAGTCGGTCTTCTCCCGGCAGGGCCTGGGCACGCTGGCCGTCACCGCCGTCCGCAACAAGGACCTGCCGCTGGTCATCGGCATCGTGCTGGTGGCCGGGCTGGTCTACACCGTCGTCAACACCGCCGTCGACCTGTCGTACCGCCTGATCGACCCGCGGCTGCGCACCCGAGGGGCCTGA
- a CDS encoding ABC transporter ATP-binding protein, with protein MIGDPGTGTRPRLGTATGAGPQAPGDGAQPLVELRGLTVSFPGRRAPVRAVRGLSLTVRAGESVALVGESGSGKSVTARSLVGLAGPGARVTADTFRIDGREAGSLTGRQWRPLRGRRIGFVLQDALVSLDPLRRVGDEIAEALHAHRSVPRTEVPERVLRLLADAGVPDPELRARQYPHELSGGLRQRALIASAIAAGPALLIADEPTTALDVTVQAQILDLLAERRRAGMALLLISHDLAVVAKVADRVLVMKDGEVVEEGPTAEVLANPGHPYTRQLLDAVPHAHARGTRLSGPRAGIPRPRHADPAEAPVVLAARSVGKSFAVPGRGRLTAVENVSFTLRAGRTLGIVGESGSGKSTTGRILLGLTAPDTGSVEVEGKSWLGLSARDRRALHRRVQVVHQDPLSSFDPRYTVARILAEPLAATGLPRGEHACRVDELMDQVGLGRELLRRRPRQLSGGQRQRVAIARALAPHPRIIVLDEPVAALDVSIQAQVLDLLLDLQAELGVAYVFISHDLGVVHHIADEVMVMKDGRTVESGDVGGVFAAPRHPYTRALLDAVPQLDGPSPRKAHEHRT; from the coding sequence GTGATCGGCGACCCCGGGACCGGCACCCGGCCGCGCCTCGGCACCGCGACCGGCGCCGGCCCGCAGGCCCCCGGCGACGGGGCGCAGCCGCTGGTGGAGCTGCGCGGGCTCACCGTCTCCTTCCCCGGCCGCCGGGCCCCGGTCAGGGCGGTGCGCGGGCTGTCGCTCACCGTGCGGGCAGGCGAGAGCGTCGCCCTGGTCGGGGAGTCCGGTTCCGGCAAGAGCGTGACCGCGCGCAGCCTGGTCGGCCTGGCCGGCCCCGGCGCGCGGGTGACCGCCGACACCTTCCGGATCGACGGGCGCGAGGCCGGATCGCTGACCGGCCGTCAGTGGCGTCCGCTGCGCGGGCGCCGGATCGGCTTCGTCCTCCAGGACGCCCTGGTCTCCCTCGACCCGCTGCGCCGGGTCGGGGACGAGATCGCCGAGGCCCTGCACGCCCACCGCAGCGTCCCGCGCACCGAGGTGCCCGAGCGGGTGCTGCGGCTGCTCGCCGACGCGGGCGTGCCCGACCCGGAGCTACGCGCCCGGCAGTATCCGCACGAGCTCTCGGGCGGCCTGCGCCAGCGGGCCCTGATCGCCTCGGCGATTGCGGCCGGTCCGGCCCTGCTGATCGCCGACGAGCCGACCACCGCCCTGGACGTCACGGTGCAGGCGCAGATCCTCGACCTGCTCGCCGAACGGCGGCGGGCCGGTATGGCCCTGCTGCTGATCAGCCACGATCTGGCGGTGGTGGCCAAGGTCGCCGACCGGGTACTGGTGATGAAGGACGGCGAGGTCGTCGAGGAGGGTCCCACCGCCGAGGTACTGGCGAACCCCGGTCATCCGTACACCCGGCAGCTCCTGGACGCGGTGCCGCACGCGCACGCCCGCGGCACCCGGCTCTCCGGCCCGCGCGCCGGAATCCCGCGCCCGCGGCACGCCGACCCGGCCGAGGCGCCGGTGGTGCTCGCCGCCCGGAGCGTCGGCAAGTCCTTCGCCGTGCCGGGACGCGGCAGGCTGACCGCCGTCGAGAACGTCTCGTTCACCCTGCGGGCCGGCCGCACGCTGGGCATCGTCGGCGAGTCCGGCTCGGGCAAGAGCACCACCGGGCGCATCCTGCTCGGGCTCACCGCACCGGACACCGGCTCCGTCGAGGTGGAGGGGAAGTCCTGGCTCGGCCTGTCCGCCCGGGACCGGCGCGCGCTGCACCGGCGGGTCCAGGTCGTCCACCAGGATCCGCTCAGCAGCTTCGACCCCCGCTACACCGTGGCCCGGATCCTTGCCGAGCCGCTGGCCGCCACCGGCCTGCCGCGCGGCGAACACGCCTGCCGGGTCGACGAGTTGATGGACCAGGTCGGCCTCGGTCGGGAGCTGCTGCGGCGCCGGCCCCGCCAGCTGTCCGGCGGGCAGCGCCAGCGGGTGGCAATCGCCCGGGCGCTGGCCCCGCACCCCCGGATCATCGTCCTGGACGAGCCGGTGGCCGCACTCGACGTCTCGATCCAGGCGCAGGTGCTCGACCTGCTCCTGGACCTCCAGGCCGAACTCGGCGTCGCATATGTCTTCATCTCCCACGACCTCGGGGTCGTCCATCACATCGCCGACGAGGTCATGGTGATGAAGGACGGCCGGACGGTGGAGTCCGGCGATGTCGGCGGCGTCTTCGCCGCACCGAGGCACCCCTACACCCGCGCACTGCTGGACGCCGTCCCACAGCTGGACGGCCCGTCTCCCAGGAAGGCCCATGAGCACCGGACGTGA
- a CDS encoding sulfite exporter TauE/SafE family protein, which yields MDVVALIGIGLLTGVTTVLFGFGGGFVAVPVVVWADAALGADAMRVATATSALVMVVNAGFATAVTPRRVLLALRGSGALLLLLAAGASAGALATRFAPAGPVRWAFVAYVALTIADLLLRPGFLRPRTRAEAASDAPRPLPAVLGVPVGAVAAFLGVGGSVMTVPAMRRAGHTMHLATALANPLTLAIALPATAVSLSAAALPAAADAHLHLVGLIDLRAASALLLGALPVIAVLRRRPPRIPDRTYAWSYIGLLAMVVVAMLLSA from the coding sequence GTGGATGTTGTGGCATTGATCGGGATCGGACTCCTCACCGGGGTGACCACGGTGTTGTTCGGGTTCGGCGGCGGGTTCGTCGCGGTGCCGGTCGTGGTGTGGGCGGACGCCGCACTCGGCGCGGACGCGATGCGGGTGGCCACGGCCACCTCGGCCCTGGTGATGGTGGTGAACGCGGGGTTCGCGACGGCCGTCACACCACGGCGGGTGCTCCTCGCGCTCCGCGGCAGCGGCGCGCTGCTCCTCCTGCTGGCCGCCGGTGCCTCGGCCGGCGCTCTCGCCACGCGCTTCGCCCCGGCCGGTCCGGTCCGCTGGGCGTTTGTCGCGTACGTCGCCCTCACCATCGCCGACCTGCTCCTGCGCCCCGGCTTCCTGCGCCCGCGCACCCGGGCCGAGGCGGCCTCCGATGCTCCGCGTCCGCTGCCGGCCGTCCTCGGCGTGCCGGTCGGCGCGGTCGCGGCCTTCCTCGGCGTGGGAGGCAGCGTCATGACCGTCCCCGCCATGCGGCGTGCCGGGCACACGATGCACCTGGCGACCGCGCTGGCCAACCCTCTCACCCTCGCCATCGCGCTCCCGGCCACCGCAGTCTCCCTGAGCGCCGCAGCCCTCCCCGCCGCCGCAGACGCGCATCTGCACCTGGTGGGTCTCATCGACCTCCGCGCCGCCTCGGCGCTGCTCCTCGGAGCCCTGCCGGTGATCGCGGTGCTGCGGCGGCGCCCGCCGCGGATCCCCGACCGTACCTACGCCTGGTCGTACATCGGGCTGCTTGCCATGGTGGTGGTCGCGATGCTGCTCTCGGCCTGA